DNA from Agathobaculum sp. NTUH-O15-33:
TAGTGTGTTTGATGTAAATGGTGTAAACATCTACACATCTAACACAACTCCTGCCGCCGTTCCGTTCATGGTTCAAGTGGCGATTCCTGACCTTAACATCCGCAGCGGGCCGGGAACCGATTATACCAAGACCGGCCAGTTCACTGGCATCGGCTCCTTCACCATTGTGGAAACGGCCTCCGGCGCTGGCTCTTCTACCGGCTGGGGCCGACTGAAGTCTGGCGCTGGCTGGATTTCCTTGGATTTCTGCACGAAGATTTAACTGAATATTTGCTGATATGACTATGCCTGCTGAGGAGTAATTTCCTTGGCAGGCATTATTTTTTTACGGCTTCGGTTCTTAAATGGTACGTTTCTGTCCTTTCCCTGTTAGAGGTAATGACCTCAGAATAGGAGGGCAATTATGGATACAATTGAAAGCGGCGCGTTAAGGCTAGCTATTACAGACGAACAGATGCAGAACGAATTTGATTATATGATGGCACAGCAGCAGCTGAAAAATATGCTTAAGAACGGTTTGATTTCGCTGGCTGAATTCGACAAAATCTCGGCTTTAAATCTTGAAATATTCTCCCCGGAACTGGCATCAATCATGGCGTAAAATCGTTGCTATTTCAAGGGGTAAGCGGTAATATGTCACACTGACGAAGGAGGTGTTATCAGTGGCGAAGGTTACAAAAATCTTCAATGAAAAAGAAGAAGAAAACAAGAAGCTGAAGGTTGCGGCCTACTGCCGTGTCTCTACGGACAGTGATGAGCAGATGGAAAGCTTGGAGGCACAGAAGAAGCATTATCAAACCTACATCAAAAGCAATCCTGCGTGGCAATATGCGGGACTGTATTATGATGAGGGCATATCCGGCACAAAAATAGAAAAACGAAAGCAGCTCCTGACTATGCTGGATGCCTGTGGAAGAAAAGAAATCGACTTGGTTATCACAAAATCCATCAGCCGATTTTCCCGAAATACGGTGGACTGCCTTGAGATGGTGAGATTTCTGATCGAACATGGCGTTTATGTGTACTTTGAAAAAGAGAACCTAAATACCATGACGATGGAGAGCGAGCTGATACTTTCCATCCTGAGCAGTATGGCAGAGGAAGAATCCCATTCCATTTCCAAGAACAACAAATGGTCGATTCAGAAACGCTTTGAACAAGGTACGTATGTTATCAGCTATCCCCCTTATGGCTATATCAATGACGGTGGCGAGATGAGAATCGTGCCGGAAGAAGCGGAGGTTGTCCGAAGAATCTTCAATGATACCATTAACGGAAAAGGTTCCGCGCAGATTGCCAGAGAACTGATTGAAGAAGGCATCAAGAGTAAAAAAGGCGGCAAATGGCATTCCACAACGATTCGTGGGATGCTGAAAAATGAAAAATACACGGGCGATGCGATTTTTCAAAAAACCTATACGGATGACCGTTTTACAAGGCACGCCAATAATGGTGAGGAACAGCAGTATTACTGCCGAAATCATCACGAGCCGATTATCAGCCATGAGATTTTTGAATTGGCGGAGCAGGAAACCCGGCGCAGAGCCGATGAGAAAAATATCAAGAAAAGTACGCAAAAGTATAACAAGCGATATGCATTCTCCGGCATTATCAAGTGCGGTGAATGCGGAGCAATCATGAAACGCAGGACTCATTACACAGGCAGGAAAGAATACATTGCTTGGACCTGTGGCACCCATCTGGTGGACAAAACTAAATGCCCCATGCTGTACGTCAGGGATGAGGCAATAAAGGCGGCATTTACCACAATGATGAATAAACTGGTCTTTGGATATAAAGAGGTTCTGACGCCATTGCTGGAAGGGCTGGATGAAAACATGAATTACATGAATACCGAAAAGCAGAGCGAATTTGAAAACCAGCAGAAAGCCATCAAAGAGCGTGAAAAACTCCTGCGGGAGCATTTCCACAAGAATCTGCTGAGTCAGGAAATATTCAGCCGAAGCATGGAAGATATCGAACAGGAACTGCGGACGCTGGCTCAGATGCGGGAAGATTATCTTCACAATCAGCAGAGAGGGACTACCTATCTTGCGGCGGCAAGAGATTTGTATGCCTACTGCTGCAAAGCGGAAATGCATGCAGTCTATGACGAGGAAGTTTTCAAAAGGTTTGTCAACGGTGTGATTATCTTCTCAAGGGACGAGACTGGCTTTCGATTAAACTGCGGCATTACGCTCAGAGAAAGGATGGTGGTTCGATGAGAACGACATTGTTTGGCTATAAAATCAAAAACGGAAAAGCCAGTATTGACAAGGAGAAGGCCGCCAAGGTGCATAGGCTGTTTGACGGATACATCAGCGGCAAGGCGCTGCGGACAGCCGCCCTCGAAGCCGGAATTGATACCTATCACGGCAGTGCAGGCCGGATGCTCCAGAACAAAAAATATATGGGTACGGATTATTATCCTGCAATTATCAGCAAGGAGTTTTTCCAAAAAGCACAGGAAGAAAGAGAGCATCGTGCTGTTAAGCTGGGAAGGGTGCGGGAAGTCGAAGAGGATCTGCCGATACTCTCCCCCACCAAGTTTCGCCTGAAATCAAATGAGATTCTATTTGATGATCCTTTCAAACAGGCGGAGTACGCTTACAGCATGATAGAAAGCGAGTGGTTCTGATGGCAGAAAGAAGTGTAACAATACTTCCGCCAAGGTTAAACCGAAAAGTAGAGAAAACTAAGGCGGAAGAAAAAGCAAAATTAAGAGTGGCCGCCTACTGCCGTGTTTCAACGGACAGCGATGAACAGGCAACCAGTTACGAAGCGCAGATTGAACATTATACCCTGTTCATACAAAATAATCCGGAATGGAAGCTGGCGGGCATATTTGCCGATGACGGCATATCCGGCACGAACACAAAAAAGCGTGATGAGTTCAACCGCATGATAGAAGAATGCAAAGCCGGGAATATTGATATGATTATCACAAAATCCATCAGCCGATTTGCAAGAAACACCATCGACTGCTTGAAATATATCCGGCAGCTGAAAGCACTGAACATTTCCGTTTTCTTCGAGAAGGAAAATATCAATACAATGGATTCTAAGGGTGAAGTTCTTCTTACCATCATGGCTTCCCTTGCTCAGCAGGAAAGCGAATCCTTATCGCAGAACGTCAAGATGGGGATTCAGTTCCGCTATCAGCAGGGCATTGTGCAGGTCAACCACAACCGATTTTTAGGCTATACCAAGGATGCTGACAAAAACCTTGTAATCGTGCCGGAAGAAGCAGAAATCATAAAGCGAATCTACAGGGAGTACCTTGAGGGGGCAAATTACAAGGAAATATCGGCAGGTCTTGAAGCGGATGGGATTCTTACAGCGGCAGGCAATCCGAGATGGCACGCAAGTACCTTAAAGAAAATTCTGACCAATGAAAAATATATGGGAGATGCCCTTCTTCAGAAAACCTATACGGTGGACTGCCTTACCAAAAAGAGAGTTGCCAATGACGGAACCGTTCCTCAATATTATGTGAACAACGACCATGAGGCGATTATTCCAAGGGAACTTTTTGCAAGGGTGCAGGAAGAGATGAAGCGCAGGGCAAATATACGGCAGGGCATGGATGGGAAAAGGCGGGTGTACAGCAGCAAATATGCGCTGTCCAGTATTGTCTTTTGCGGGCATTGCGGCGATATGTACCGCAGAACCCATTGGAATAATCACGGCAAAAAGCAGATTGTCTGGAGATGCGTTACAAGGCTGAATGCTCCGGGAATAGAATGTCCGGCAAGGACGCTGTCCGAGGTGCAGCTGCAGAATTTGGTGCTGGATGCGATCAATAAGGTGCTGGGCGGCAAGCAGAGAGCCATTAAGGTTCTGGAAACCAATATCTCCGAGGTGCTTGGCAATGCCCACATTGAGGAACTGGAGCGCATCAAACGGCAGATTGAAAAACAGCAGACGCTTCTTGTGAAAATGACAGCGGCATCGGAGGATTATTCCAAGGTAGTGGATAAGATTTATGCCCTGCAGAAGGAGCAGGAAGAAGCGATGGCGGCCAACGTAAATTACAAGGCAGGAAAGGAACGGATTCAGGAGATGATTGAATATCTCAAGTCACAGCCGAAACGAGTCACTGCCTGCGATGAACAGCTGGTGCGTAAACTGATTGAAAAAATCACAGTGTATGACGATCATTTGGACTTCCTGTTCAAGTCGGGGATTCAGATTGAGATACGAGGATAAAAAATGGGCTTGCTGTGGTAAGCACTCTGCGAAAAAGCGGGGTGCTTATTTTTCTTGAATGCTTGAAAATAACATGGAAACACGGTATAATAAATTATCTGATAAGTGCAATTTGTTAAAAACAATGCAAACAGAGGAGATTTAAATGCTGAAAAATAATATAGAAGTAGACGTAAAAGTAAAATGTATAGAGAACGGCATGACACAGGCACAGCTTGCAGATAAAATTAAAACAACAAGTCCGTATGTCAACCGTATCATTAAAAAGCAGGATGGTGTTGTGAATAAAACTTTTGTGCAGATGCTGGAAGCTCTGGGGTATGATATTGAACTGACCTATGTGAAGCGAGAGGATTAGGAGAATGCGTTATGGCAGATGTATATAAATTTAAAGTAAGGCTTTGCGAATTAGAAAATGTCATGTGGAGAGATATAGAAATTACTTCTGTTTCCAGTGTGGCAAAGCTGGGATATGCAGTATTGGCGGCATTTGAAAGCACAGCAAGTCATTTGTTTAATATACGTTTTGACGGCAAACGTTATGAAATCGTATTTGAAGAGGATGATTTTGATGATGAGCCTGCTATCAATCCAATAAGGACGAAGCTTTCCGCTCTAAAGCTTAGCGTTGGAGATAAGTTAAGTATGGAATATGACTACGGTGCGGGCTGGGAATTTGAAATAGAATTATTATCCATTTCTGAAATGAAACGTGGAGCAGGAACACATTATCCATATGTTACTGACGGAAAAGGCAACGGAATTATTGAAGATACCTCGCCTTATGAACTTGCTGAAATGGTTGAGAAAACAGATAAGGATGGTACTTTACCTCAAATAATGGATATGTATTCTGGCAAAGAAGTATCGTGGGATTACAGAAAATTCGAGTTGGAATACTGCAATGTGTTTTTTAAAGATAATGTTTGGAAAATACAAAATGCATATGAGGAGTTTGAATAAAAACGAGTGAGGTACTCCAAAGGAGGAAGTTCAAGTGGACAATCACGGAGAAATGCTGATTTATCAGACAGAGGATGGTCTGACAAAAATAGATGTATCATTCGAAAACGATACAGTGTGGCTTTCAAAAAGCCAGATGGCAGAGTTGTTTCAAAGAGATAGAAGTGTTATTTCAAAACATATTAAAAATGTTTTCGATGAAGGCGAATTATCACCAGAAAGCAACGTGCAAAATTTGCACATTGCTAATTCTGATAAACCGGTTGATTTTTATAGTCTTGATGTAATCATTTCGGTAGGTTATCGTGTAAAATCCCAGCGGGGCGTGCAGTTCCGTATTTGGGCCACAGGCATACTGAAAGAATACATCAAAAAAGGTTTTGCTATGGATGATGACCGCCTAAAAGAACTGGGTGGCGGTGGATATTTTAAAGAACTGCTGGAAAGAATCCGTGACATCCGAGCAACGGAAAAGGTATTTTACCGTCAAGTGTTAGAAATCTACGCAACAAGCGTGGATTACAATCCAAAGGCTGATGTTTCCATTCAGTTTTTCAAGCGAGTGCAGAATAAAATTCACTATGCCGTTTCCGGCGAAACTGCTGCTGAGGTGATTTACCATCGTGCAGATGCTGAAAAAGACTTTATGGGACTTATGACATTTTTGGGAGAACAGCCAACACTTCGTGAAGTAAAAGTTGCAAAAAATTATCTTGACGAAAAAGAACTGCGTTCAATGGGTCAGTTGGTTTCCGGATATCTTGATTTTGCTGAGAGACAGGCAGAACGAGAAGTACCTATGACCATGGAGGATTGGGCAAAGCACCTTGACGGGATTTTGACTTCCACAGGAGAAAATCTTCTTACCGGGAATGGCACAATCAGTCATTTGCAGGCGATGGAAAAGGCTCAGACCGAGTATAAAAAGTATAAAGCCAAAACGCTCAGCAGTGTGGAAAAGGACTATTTGGAAAGCATAAAGTTGCTGGAACAAAAAGGGAAACAACAAAAATAAGTTATTCGGAAAATTCGAATGGTTTAGGTTTAACGGAATTTAAAGCAGTAGTGATAAAGAAAAACTTAATAACTGAATTGGAGGGAGGTATTTTATGTTTAATGAAATATGTATATATGAAGCAAAATTAACCAAATTGGATGAAATAGAAGAGCTGATGAAAGAAGTAGCTGAATTCTATTTGAAGCAAGATGGTGTCATTGATGTGCATTATATAAAACGCACCCATCGACAAAAAGATTTTAATGCCGTTAAAGAGGGAGAATTGCCTGTTCGTCTTACAAGAAATGTAGGTAAGGTAACATATGTCTTGTATTGGGTACTGGAAAATGAAGAGGTTCATGCAAGAGTTGGAAAACTTGGTATAGAAAAATTCTATAAACGTTGGAATCGGTGTTTAACCACAATGCCCAAAATAATCTTGGGTGAGAATATCGTTTAACTTACAACTTGCTCCTTGCCAAGATGTTTATGGGAATAAAACCCATTGCCTGTTCCCCTATGGACAGACCCCTGTTTTGAAAATGCTGTTGACCGATTACCAATGGGAGAACGTCCAAAACCGCAAAATAGCGATAAATCTCCCTTGACCTATTTACCGAAATACAGGTTTTTCTAGGGATTTTGGCTTTGACTTGTTCATGCAGATTCAGTGGATTTTGTGGACTTGTTACCTGCAATCATGTGGACTTAGGCTTAAACATTGCTATCAAAACTACCCGCTCAAGCCATTGCGAGGTCTGTGTCAAACTATGTCGGAAATAGATGTATGTATTAATTTGGAGAGAGAGTTGGTGGGCACATGTTAAAAAAGAAAGCAGGTAAAGCAAAAAAGATAAATTCTTGTACATCTAAGTCAACTATTCAAGGATTGCAGGTGTCAAGAACAGGAGGGCAAATTGCTCTCACAGGATTTACGTATCAATTTCTATATTCTTGCTATTTGATATTGTCTGAAATAGATGAGAATACTGTTTTTTATTTAGAGGGAATAGAAGATATTGATAAGATTAGACTTGTAGATTCAAATGATTATAATACTCATATACAATTAAAATATTCAACTCAAAAACAAGATGCCAGTTTTTTAAAAGATGTTTTAAAAAACTATTTAGAAGTTTATCTCATTGATAAAAATCGAAATTTTAAGTTGATTTATGACTTTCAGGTTGCTAAGGGAAATTTGAGTAAACTTTTTGAAAGCAGTTTGGATATTGCTTCCAACACTTACTGGGCAAAAATAATTGAGCAAATAAAAGAAGAGAATCCGTTTTGGAATTGGAATGACTTCTCATACGATAGTTTTATATCTAAGCTTTCTTTTGAAAAAATAGAAAAATGCACTTTGTCTCGAGAAATTGAAAAGCTGTTGATAGGCACTTACGATATTGTAACAGACAATATTTCTATATTTGCAAATGGTCTCAAAATTTGTTGTTTAGAAAAAATGGAACATAGAAATAGCATCAATAAAAATGAGCTTGATACAGTAATTTTTAATATTAAAGATGACATTAGCAAGGGTGTACATAACCCTGCACAAAGTTGGATAAAAAAAGTTGTTTTTGAGTCTAGCGGCAATACCGAAACAGACTATAGCTATTATGAAGGAAAAAAACCTTCTTATCAGGATATCGCACGGCACTTACCAGTCAAAAGAATATTATTGGAAAAGGAAGTTGCTATATCTATCGAAGAAAATAGAGTAACTGTAATTAAAGCATCGAGCGGTCAAGGCAAAACAAGCTTGGCTCTTAAAGTTGCATATGACTTGCAAGAGCAATATACAATTTATCAGCTTTTATGGTGTAATGACCATAAAGAGTTGAGCAATATAGTTTCTTATTTCGCTACGAGAGTAAAAATGGGAGAAAAACCACTAATTATTATTGATAATCTAGATTCTCAACTTAGTGAGTGGAATAGATTAGCTCAACTTTTGCAAGATGAAGTAGCATATCATTACAGATTATTAATAACAACCAGAGAAGAGGATTGGTATAATTATAGTGGAGATTTAAGCAGCGTAAAATCCTTACAAGTGGTTAAATTATTTCTCGGTGAAGAAGAAGCACAGGATATTTTTAAAGTACTTAGTCAAACAGGTAAATTGCACCCCTCAATTACAGATTGGCGGAAATCGTTTAGGATTGTTGAAAAAAAGAAATTACTGATTGAATATATTTATTTACTCACTCATGGCGAAATGCTATCGGAGCGAATCAATAATCAAATTATTCAAATTAGTAGAACTGATTCTGGTAAGATTAAGTGCGAAATTCTTCGAAAGATTTGTTTCGCGGACATATGCGGAATTAAACTTTCAGCAAACAAACTAATTGTTAGTTTAACAGAAACAACTTCTAAAGATTATAGTGAACTGCTAAAGAGCATTGAAAATGAATTTTTAATTCGCATTGATGATACGGAA
Protein-coding regions in this window:
- a CDS encoding SHOCT domain-containing protein; amino-acid sequence: MDTIESGALRLAITDEQMQNEFDYMMAQQQLKNMLKNGLISLAEFDKISALNLEIFSPELASIMA
- a CDS encoding recombinase family protein, which produces MAKVTKIFNEKEEENKKLKVAAYCRVSTDSDEQMESLEAQKKHYQTYIKSNPAWQYAGLYYDEGISGTKIEKRKQLLTMLDACGRKEIDLVITKSISRFSRNTVDCLEMVRFLIEHGVYVYFEKENLNTMTMESELILSILSSMAEEESHSISKNNKWSIQKRFEQGTYVISYPPYGYINDGGEMRIVPEEAEVVRRIFNDTINGKGSAQIARELIEEGIKSKKGGKWHSTTIRGMLKNEKYTGDAIFQKTYTDDRFTRHANNGEEQQYYCRNHHEPIISHEIFELAEQETRRRADEKNIKKSTQKYNKRYAFSGIIKCGECGAIMKRRTHYTGRKEYIAWTCGTHLVDKTKCPMLYVRDEAIKAAFTTMMNKLVFGYKEVLTPLLEGLDENMNYMNTEKQSEFENQQKAIKEREKLLREHFHKNLLSQEIFSRSMEDIEQELRTLAQMREDYLHNQQRGTTYLAAARDLYAYCCKAEMHAVYDEEVFKRFVNGVIIFSRDETGFRLNCGITLRERMVVR
- a CDS encoding recombinase family protein, whose product is MRTTLFGYKIKNGKASIDKEKAAKVHRLFDGYISGKALRTAALEAGIDTYHGSAGRMLQNKKYMGTDYYPAIISKEFFQKAQEEREHRAVKLGRVREVEEDLPILSPTKFRLKSNEILFDDPFKQAEYAYSMIESEWF
- a CDS encoding recombinase family protein, whose translation is MAERSVTILPPRLNRKVEKTKAEEKAKLRVAAYCRVSTDSDEQATSYEAQIEHYTLFIQNNPEWKLAGIFADDGISGTNTKKRDEFNRMIEECKAGNIDMIITKSISRFARNTIDCLKYIRQLKALNISVFFEKENINTMDSKGEVLLTIMASLAQQESESLSQNVKMGIQFRYQQGIVQVNHNRFLGYTKDADKNLVIVPEEAEIIKRIYREYLEGANYKEISAGLEADGILTAAGNPRWHASTLKKILTNEKYMGDALLQKTYTVDCLTKKRVANDGTVPQYYVNNDHEAIIPRELFARVQEEMKRRANIRQGMDGKRRVYSSKYALSSIVFCGHCGDMYRRTHWNNHGKKQIVWRCVTRLNAPGIECPARTLSEVQLQNLVLDAINKVLGGKQRAIKVLETNISEVLGNAHIEELERIKRQIEKQQTLLVKMTAASEDYSKVVDKIYALQKEQEEAMAANVNYKAGKERIQEMIEYLKSQPKRVTACDEQLVRKLIEKITVYDDHLDFLFKSGIQIEIRG
- a CDS encoding helix-turn-helix domain-containing protein → MLKNNIEVDVKVKCIENGMTQAQLADKIKTTSPYVNRIIKKQDGVVNKTFVQMLEALGYDIELTYVKRED
- a CDS encoding plasmid pRiA4b ORF-3 family protein; protein product: MADVYKFKVRLCELENVMWRDIEITSVSSVAKLGYAVLAAFESTASHLFNIRFDGKRYEIVFEEDDFDDEPAINPIRTKLSALKLSVGDKLSMEYDYGAGWEFEIELLSISEMKRGAGTHYPYVTDGKGNGIIEDTSPYELAEMVEKTDKDGTLPQIMDMYSGKEVSWDYRKFELEYCNVFFKDNVWKIQNAYEEFE
- a CDS encoding virulence RhuM family protein, whose product is MDNHGEMLIYQTEDGLTKIDVSFENDTVWLSKSQMAELFQRDRSVISKHIKNVFDEGELSPESNVQNLHIANSDKPVDFYSLDVIISVGYRVKSQRGVQFRIWATGILKEYIKKGFAMDDDRLKELGGGGYFKELLERIRDIRATEKVFYRQVLEIYATSVDYNPKADVSIQFFKRVQNKIHYAVSGETAAEVIYHRADAEKDFMGLMTFLGEQPTLREVKVAKNYLDEKELRSMGQLVSGYLDFAERQAEREVPMTMEDWAKHLDGILTSTGENLLTGNGTISHLQAMEKAQTEYKKYKAKTLSSVEKDYLESIKLLEQKGKQQK